Proteins found in one Streptococcus anginosus subsp. whileyi MAS624 genomic segment:
- a CDS encoding DUF4832 domain-containing protein, translated as MNKIIPICLVVLVVLFICIAFSSPVKKSRKRVEQNFTYSDKALSNPLMGYAPSARESEVSRDIQLVYMDVTWKELEPQKGVYAWKILEEKNQLKRWLKEGKHVVLRFVLDYPQAISHEDIPSWLIKEMSDPGDRYISSYGKGFSPNYEDKKLIHYYEKAVTEMGRRWANSGQISFIELGALGHWGEWHVNDEANIRKLPEAAIREKYITPWIDAFPEANILMRRPFAAAKKYGFGLYNDVVGDEESKKVWLNWIQSGGDYDQENAKNGLVPMPDAWQTAPIGGELTSSATMKTLMGKKLKQIIKELQESHTTFLGPKIAEMIDNDDSSYNELLKNMGYRLWIPQMTLTSSKKFTQLSITFANKGVAPFYRNWKVKIYVFDRMGAIIESKTVPIDLTKISPNKEQKVQISLSTANVTGEGNGCKIALGIVSPLTKKPAVHFANKGQERQKLLTLYED; from the coding sequence ATGAATAAAATAATACCAATTTGTTTGGTCGTTTTAGTAGTCCTATTTATTTGCATAGCATTTTCCTCTCCTGTTAAAAAAAGCAGGAAGCGAGTGGAGCAGAATTTTACCTACTCTGATAAAGCATTATCCAATCCTTTGATGGGTTATGCTCCTTCAGCCAGAGAGTCAGAAGTAAGCAGGGATATTCAGCTGGTTTATATGGATGTGACTTGGAAAGAGCTGGAACCTCAAAAAGGAGTGTATGCTTGGAAAATCTTAGAAGAAAAAAATCAGCTCAAACGCTGGTTAAAAGAGGGAAAGCATGTTGTTTTACGCTTTGTACTAGATTATCCTCAAGCTATTTCTCATGAGGATATCCCTTCTTGGTTAATCAAAGAAATGTCGGATCCGGGGGATCGCTATATTTCTTCCTATGGAAAAGGTTTTTCGCCGAATTACGAGGATAAAAAGCTGATTCATTATTATGAAAAGGCCGTTACTGAGATGGGACGGCGCTGGGCTAATTCGGGACAAATTTCCTTTATTGAGCTAGGGGCTTTAGGGCATTGGGGAGAGTGGCATGTGAATGACGAAGCCAATATTCGGAAATTGCCAGAAGCAGCTATTCGTGAAAAATACATTACCCCTTGGATAGATGCTTTCCCTGAAGCTAATATTCTAATGCGGCGTCCGTTTGCAGCAGCTAAAAAGTATGGATTTGGTCTTTATAATGATGTGGTTGGAGACGAAGAAAGTAAAAAAGTTTGGCTCAATTGGATTCAATCTGGCGGAGATTATGACCAGGAAAATGCAAAAAATGGCTTAGTCCCGATGCCAGATGCTTGGCAAACTGCTCCTATTGGTGGTGAATTGACCAGTTCAGCTACTATGAAAACTCTCATGGGGAAAAAGCTGAAACAGATCATCAAAGAACTTCAGGAATCTCATACTACTTTTTTAGGTCCCAAAATTGCTGAAATGATAGACAATGATGATAGTAGCTATAATGAGCTGTTGAAAAATATGGGTTATCGTTTGTGGATTCCACAGATGACACTTACTTCTAGTAAGAAATTTACTCAGTTATCCATAACGTTTGCAAATAAAGGCGTTGCTCCCTTTTATCGTAATTGGAAAGTGAAAATTTATGTGTTCGACAGAATGGGTGCCATTATTGAAAGTAAAACCGTACCGATTGATTTAACAAAAATCTCACCTAATAAAGAACAAAAAGTACAAATTTCCCTTTCAACTGCTAACGTGACTGGTGAAGGAAATGGATGCAAAATCGCTTTGGGAATTGTTTCTCCTCTCACCAAGAAACCAGCTGTTCATTTTGCTAACAAAGGACAGGAAAGACAAAAATTGCTGACCTTGTATGAAGATTGA
- a CDS encoding MFS transporter, which produces MKRFMEKASILALSFVLTTAFSISSALPAMFQFYKSYSSSQVELLVSLPSIGIMSLLIFNSILERFLSERQMIILGLLLFSICGLIPFFNQAYGLVFASRFVFGLGLGMMNPRAIAIISERFQGRERVQMLGYRGSAEVVGMALLTLAVGQLLRFGWTTTFLVYTVGFIVLALYLLFVPYEKSKVDKHKYLKSAQKMTTKQVRLSILLAFIAGMIVCTNVAINLRIPSLVLQNKMGSAETASLILSCMQLVGILAGVSFASLVSMLKNRLLTVMGIVFGFSQVMIGFSSHIWFLSLSALLAGFAYSVSLTAVFHIVSEKIPAHLVNRATAIVVLGCSSGASVSTFVLSLIGIISSVPTFIFSVLGVLMIAVSILAVFVTHQQNEEKDAIR; this is translated from the coding sequence ATGAAAAGATTCATGGAGAAGGCTAGTATTCTGGCTTTATCATTTGTGTTAACAACAGCATTTTCAATTTCCAGCGCTTTGCCGGCAATGTTTCAGTTTTATAAGAGTTATTCCTCTAGTCAAGTAGAGTTATTAGTCTCCTTGCCGTCCATTGGGATTATGTCTTTGTTGATTTTTAATAGTATTTTGGAGCGTTTTTTATCTGAGCGGCAAATGATTATACTAGGACTATTGTTGTTTTCTATTTGTGGCCTCATCCCATTTTTCAATCAAGCTTATGGTCTCGTTTTTGCTTCGCGATTTGTTTTTGGTTTAGGGCTAGGGATGATGAACCCTCGAGCAATTGCGATTATTAGTGAGCGATTCCAAGGGAGAGAGCGTGTGCAGATGTTGGGTTATCGTGGGTCAGCAGAAGTTGTTGGGATGGCTTTGCTGACTTTAGCGGTCGGGCAACTCTTGCGTTTTGGTTGGACAACTACTTTTCTGGTTTATACAGTTGGCTTTATTGTTTTAGCATTGTATCTTTTGTTTGTTCCTTATGAAAAAAGCAAAGTCGATAAACATAAGTATCTCAAGTCTGCTCAAAAAATGACCACAAAACAAGTGCGTTTAAGCATATTGTTGGCTTTTATAGCTGGAATGATTGTGTGTACCAATGTCGCTATCAATTTACGTATTCCAAGTCTTGTCTTACAGAATAAAATGGGAAGTGCTGAAACAGCGAGCTTGATTCTCAGCTGTATGCAGCTTGTCGGGATTCTAGCTGGCGTTAGCTTTGCCAGCTTAGTGAGTATGTTGAAAAATCGCTTATTGACAGTAATGGGAATTGTTTTTGGTTTCAGTCAAGTGATGATTGGTTTTTCGAGCCACATTTGGTTCTTAAGTTTAAGTGCTCTGTTGGCTGGTTTTGCTTATAGCGTATCTCTAACAGCTGTATTTCATATTGTATCAGAGAAAATTCCTGCCCATTTGGTCAATCGCGCAACAGCGATTGTTGTCTTGGGTTGCAGTAGTGGTGCTTCGGTGTCAACATTCGTCCTATCCTTGATTGGAATCATTTCTTCTGTTCCAACCTTTATTTTTAGTGTATTAGGAGTTCTCATGATAGCAGTATCCATTTTAGCTGTTTTTGTCACTCATCAACAAAATGAGGAAAAAGATGCGATTAGATAA
- a CDS encoding pseudouridine synthase: protein MRLDKFLVEMGFGSRTEVKQLLKKKQVLVNGKIETSAKVQIDENQDEISVNNRVLVYERFVYYLLNKPKGVISATEDDKHRTVLDLLDENARQKEVFPVGRLDIDTHGLLLLTNNGALAHAMLSPKKHVAKVYSAKVDGIMTEKDAERFEAGIELKDFTCQPAKLTILEVNEEQQTSLVEIIISEGKFHQVKRMVQACGKTVTDLERLSMGPLMLDERLELGAFRHLTKEELEKLTIFGVEL, encoded by the coding sequence ATGCGATTAGATAAGTTTTTAGTAGAAATGGGCTTTGGCTCACGAACAGAAGTCAAGCAACTATTGAAAAAGAAGCAAGTTTTGGTGAATGGAAAAATAGAAACATCTGCGAAAGTGCAAATAGATGAAAATCAGGACGAAATTTCGGTCAATAACCGAGTTCTAGTCTATGAAAGATTTGTCTATTATCTTTTAAATAAACCCAAAGGTGTCATTTCTGCTACCGAAGATGATAAGCATCGAACGGTTTTGGATTTGCTGGATGAAAATGCACGTCAGAAAGAAGTCTTTCCAGTTGGACGGCTCGATATTGATACTCATGGTCTTTTGTTATTAACCAATAATGGAGCTTTGGCACACGCTATGCTGTCTCCTAAAAAGCATGTAGCAAAAGTTTACAGTGCAAAGGTAGATGGGATTATGACTGAAAAAGATGCAGAGCGTTTTGAAGCAGGGATAGAGCTCAAAGACTTTACCTGTCAGCCTGCAAAACTGACCATATTAGAAGTGAATGAAGAGCAGCAAACTTCTCTGGTGGAGATTATAATTTCTGAAGGAAAATTTCACCAAGTGAAGCGAATGGTTCAGGCTTGCGGAAAAACGGTAACAGATTTGGAACGCCTTTCTATGGGACCGCTTATGCTGGATGAGCGTTTGGAATTAGGGGCTTTCCGTCATTTGACAAAAGAAGAATTAGAAAAACTCACTATTTTTGGTGTAGAACTCTAA
- the rpsO gene encoding 30S ribosomal protein S15 codes for MAISKEKKNEIIAQYARHEGDTGSVEVQVAVLTWEINHLNEHIKVHKKDHATYRGLMKKIGRRRNLLAYLRKNDVNRYRELINSLGLRR; via the coding sequence ATGGCAATCTCAAAAGAGAAAAAAAATGAAATTATTGCACAATATGCACGTCACGAAGGTGATACAGGTTCAGTTGAAGTACAAGTAGCTGTTCTTACTTGGGAAATTAACCACCTTAACGAACACATCAAGGTACACAAAAAAGACCACGCTACTTACCGTGGTTTGATGAAAAAAATCGGTCGCCGTCGTAATCTTCTTGCCTATTTGCGTAAGAACGATGTTAACCGTTACCGTGAATTGATCAACTCATTAGGACTTCGTCGTTAA
- a CDS encoding DUF4649 family protein, whose product MIEITYLDASKQERVITFESYQEFEQSQQACLINVADYYPVQKLLVNGHELDYQGTYGDVFFYLMKQDLNQYK is encoded by the coding sequence ATGATTGAAATCACTTATTTAGATGCTAGTAAGCAAGAGAGGGTTATAACGTTTGAAAGCTATCAAGAATTTGAGCAATCGCAGCAAGCCTGCTTGATCAATGTGGCAGATTATTATCCAGTTCAAAAGCTGCTTGTTAATGGACACGAATTGGATTACCAAGGGACTTACGGTGATGTTTTCTTTTATCTAATGAAGCAAGATTTAAATCAATACAAATAA
- the trxA gene encoding thioredoxin — MTKAITDATFEAETKDGLVLIDFWATWCGPCRMQAPILEKLSVEIPEDELKIVKIDVDENPNTARQFGIMSIPTLLFKKDGQVVKQVAGVHTAAQIKQIMTELG; from the coding sequence ATGACAAAAGCTATTACTGATGCAACGTTTGAAGCAGAAACAAAGGACGGTCTTGTTCTTATTGACTTTTGGGCTACTTGGTGTGGACCTTGTCGTATGCAAGCTCCTATTCTAGAAAAACTTTCCGTAGAAATTCCAGAAGATGAATTGAAAATCGTGAAGATAGACGTTGATGAAAATCCAAATACCGCACGACAATTTGGTATTATGAGTATCCCGACTCTCTTATTTAAAAAGGACGGCCAGGTTGTGAAACAAGTCGCCGGGGTACATACAGCAGCACAAATCAAGCAAATCATGACAGAATTAGGATAA
- a CDS encoding MFS transporter yields MKRILQNKLFMGTFISDMLSNFGDVLYYLALMNYVLLLPEAKFAISLVTLSESLPFLTMIFMGMWGDRTKKKVDTILVTLLFRTGLYLLIGLAMGFQPALWVVILAVLVNLLSDLAGQYEDALHIPLSLRIIPMEDREAMYAFRQGASSILKILFQSSGAILVGLMSYQYLAFFNAGTFAVSALIMMILRPSLNKLLKDNPIHSSVENREEERYFIKNTWNSLQQAYQTVQNISILKTSIFTIAGLNAVFAAENALLLLNMKENPSFAFINPATTIATVTVVTLIGNILGSVLVTTLLKKVSMEFLLKISVFMPPALFIGFLLHSIYIIFLVNFLTMVIVGIFQPKMNAFIISSLPEERLATISAGISSFCTLGLVLCQMLVAVLVTFLSSAQIAFLFLILSSILFFYTLKVPRKNAKQVMQ; encoded by the coding sequence ATGAAACGAATATTGCAAAATAAACTGTTTATGGGAACTTTCATCTCGGATATGTTGTCTAATTTTGGAGATGTACTCTATTATTTGGCTTTAATGAATTATGTTCTGTTATTGCCAGAAGCAAAATTTGCAATCTCTTTAGTGACTTTATCTGAAAGTTTGCCTTTTCTGACGATGATTTTCATGGGCATGTGGGGCGATCGTACTAAGAAGAAAGTAGATACGATTTTAGTGACGCTTCTGTTTCGGACAGGACTGTATCTGCTCATTGGTCTGGCTATGGGCTTTCAGCCAGCTTTATGGGTAGTGATTTTAGCTGTATTGGTCAATCTTTTATCTGATCTAGCTGGTCAATATGAAGATGCTCTGCACATACCACTCAGCCTTCGTATTATTCCAATGGAAGATCGTGAAGCCATGTATGCCTTTCGTCAAGGAGCCAGCTCTATCCTAAAGATTCTCTTTCAATCCAGCGGAGCAATTTTAGTTGGGCTGATGAGTTACCAATACCTCGCATTTTTTAATGCTGGAACTTTTGCAGTTAGTGCTTTGATAATGATGATACTTCGTCCTAGTTTAAATAAACTGCTCAAAGACAATCCAATTCATTCTTCTGTTGAGAATCGTGAGGAAGAGAGATATTTTATTAAAAATACATGGAATAGTTTGCAGCAAGCTTATCAAACTGTTCAGAATATCTCCATCTTAAAGACTTCTATTTTCACTATTGCTGGTTTAAATGCTGTGTTTGCAGCAGAAAATGCGCTGCTCCTCCTAAATATGAAAGAAAATCCCAGTTTTGCATTTATCAATCCAGCCACAACTATAGCAACCGTTACAGTTGTAACTTTGATAGGAAATATTTTGGGGAGTGTTTTGGTAACGACCTTATTAAAAAAAGTAAGTATGGAGTTTTTGCTGAAGATTTCCGTATTCATGCCTCCTGCTCTCTTTATTGGTTTTTTACTCCACAGTATTTATATTATTTTCTTGGTGAATTTTTTGACAATGGTTATTGTAGGCATTTTTCAGCCGAAGATGAATGCTTTTATCATTTCATCGCTTCCTGAGGAGCGTTTGGCGACAATCAGTGCGGGGATTAGTAGTTTTTGCACATTAGGCTTAGTTCTTTGTCAAATGCTAGTAGCAGTTTTGGTAACGTTCTTGTCATCAGCCCAAATTGCTTTCTTATTTTTAATATTATCATCAATTTTATTCTTTTATACACTGAAAGTGCCCAGAAAAAATGCTAAACAAGTGATGCAATAG
- a CDS encoding ArsR/SmtB family transcription factor, whose translation MVEVQYSEQASDLMEQFSLSTLIQDRRETIESFSGKERELFKDVFPVMEELRLLFQPYKEKMETYYLTGYGITLLQSCYLEMVDKGLTPKSVEAVHAYCLQLDTEAIREQLKDLLNTDPEHMAKSGDFWDYLEASSIKSETKWYFSQFYRKPLEAMKELIELSRELIPLYQPYLEKSAAERRAYAASFSLEDTIAESASLSHFDWNFKENQFIRLYVVSPWVVQFASYFSETEPKESHYFIVSCRIDQLLKSGKELDMDTFAAVLKVLSDSTRYNVMVELAKPYAKSKRIAEELDITGAAVSFHTQKLINAKLLLFNRDHKDVKYDVNKSLLREIIAKLTSDFGLEEK comes from the coding sequence ATGGTGGAAGTACAGTATTCAGAACAAGCAAGTGATTTAATGGAGCAGTTTTCTCTATCTACTCTGATACAGGATAGAAGAGAGACTATCGAAAGTTTTAGTGGCAAAGAGCGTGAGCTTTTTAAAGATGTTTTTCCTGTAATGGAAGAGCTTCGCCTTTTGTTTCAACCTTATAAGGAAAAAATGGAAACCTATTATTTGACTGGTTATGGAATTACCTTGCTGCAAAGTTGCTATTTGGAGATGGTAGATAAGGGGCTGACGCCCAAATCGGTTGAAGCGGTACATGCCTACTGTTTGCAGCTAGATACCGAAGCGATAAGAGAACAGTTAAAAGATCTCTTAAACACAGATCCTGAGCACATGGCTAAAAGTGGAGATTTTTGGGATTATTTAGAAGCATCATCTATTAAATCAGAAACTAAGTGGTATTTCAGTCAATTTTATCGGAAGCCACTTGAAGCTATGAAAGAGTTAATAGAGCTGTCTCGGGAACTTATTCCGCTTTACCAGCCTTACTTGGAAAAAAGTGCTGCCGAACGTAGAGCTTATGCGGCATCTTTTTCATTGGAGGATACCATTGCAGAGTCTGCTAGTCTATCTCATTTTGATTGGAATTTTAAAGAAAATCAATTTATTAGGCTTTATGTTGTCAGCCCATGGGTGGTGCAGTTTGCATCTTACTTCAGTGAAACAGAACCGAAAGAGAGTCATTATTTTATCGTTTCTTGCCGCATTGATCAACTACTTAAAAGTGGAAAAGAACTGGATATGGATACGTTTGCCGCAGTTCTCAAGGTACTTAGTGATAGCACACGCTATAATGTTATGGTAGAATTAGCTAAACCGTATGCTAAGAGCAAACGGATTGCTGAAGAGTTAGATATTACTGGAGCAGCGGTTTCTTTTCATACTCAAAAGCTCATCAATGCAAAACTCCTGCTTTTTAACCGTGACCATAAAGATGTGAAATATGATGTAAATAAAAGTTTACTTAGAGAAATCATTGCCAAGCTGACGAGTGACTTTGGCTTGGAGGAAAAATGA
- the pepF gene encoding oligoendopeptidase F, producing MVEQKQRSEFPENELWDLTALYQDREDFLRAIEKTREDINQFTRDYKDNLHTFEDFEKAFAELEQIYIQRSHIGNYSFMPQTTDYGDENFAQIAQAGTDFETEASVALSFFDAALVNADEKVLDRLGQLPHLTAAIRQAKIQKAHYLGADVEKALTNLSEVFYSPQDIYTKMRAGDFAMEDFEVDGKVYKNSFISYENFYQNHENAQVREKSFRSFSAGLRKHQHTTAAAYLAQVKSEKLIADMRGYDSVFDYLLAEQEVDHSMFDRQIDLIMTEFAPVAQKFLKHVAKINGLEKMTFADWKLDLDSALNPDVTIDGAYELVMKSVAPLGEEYTREIANYQKERWVDFAANAGKDSGGYATDPYRVHPYVLMSWTGRMSDVYTLIHEIGHSGQFIFSDNSQSYFNTHMSTYYVEAPSTFNELLLSNYLEHQFDNPRQKRFALAHRLTDTYFHNFITHLLEAAFQRRVYNLIEAGETFGAAKLNSIMKEVLTEFWDDAVEIDDDAALTWMRQSHYYMGLYSYTYSAGLVISTAGYLHLKNDENGARDWLNFLKSGGSKTPLESARIIGADISTDKPLRDTIQFLSDTVDQIIAYSEELEE from the coding sequence ATGGTTGAACAAAAACAACGTTCTGAATTTCCAGAAAATGAACTGTGGGACTTAACAGCCCTCTATCAAGACCGAGAGGATTTCTTGCGTGCGATTGAAAAAACGCGTGAGGATATTAACCAATTCACACGTGATTATAAGGATAACCTCCATACTTTCGAGGATTTTGAAAAAGCCTTTGCTGAATTAGAACAAATCTACATTCAAAGAAGTCATATCGGCAACTACAGCTTTATGCCGCAAACAACGGACTACGGTGATGAAAACTTTGCACAGATTGCGCAAGCAGGTACAGATTTTGAAACAGAAGCCAGCGTTGCGCTTAGCTTCTTTGACGCAGCTTTGGTAAATGCTGATGAAAAAGTACTTGACCGTCTCGGACAACTACCGCATTTGACTGCTGCAATTCGTCAAGCAAAAATTCAAAAAGCTCACTATTTAGGTGCCGATGTCGAAAAGGCTCTGACAAATCTCAGTGAAGTTTTTTACAGCCCACAAGACATTTACACCAAAATGAGGGCAGGTGATTTTGCCATGGAGGATTTTGAAGTAGACGGAAAAGTTTATAAGAATAGCTTTATCAGCTACGAAAATTTCTACCAAAATCACGAAAATGCTCAAGTCCGTGAAAAGTCTTTCCGTTCTTTCTCAGCTGGACTTCGCAAACATCAACATACTACTGCTGCAGCTTATCTGGCTCAAGTGAAATCTGAAAAGCTGATTGCTGATATGCGGGGATATGACTCTGTCTTTGACTATCTTTTGGCTGAGCAAGAGGTAGACCATTCTATGTTTGACCGGCAGATTGACCTCATCATGACAGAATTCGCCCCTGTTGCACAAAAGTTCCTCAAACACGTTGCTAAAATCAACGGTCTTGAAAAAATGACCTTTGCAGATTGGAAATTGGACTTGGATAGCGCACTCAATCCTGATGTCACTATTGATGGCGCTTACGAACTAGTAATGAAATCCGTTGCTCCGCTTGGAGAAGAATACACGCGCGAAATTGCCAATTATCAAAAAGAGCGCTGGGTGGATTTTGCAGCTAATGCCGGCAAGGACTCCGGAGGCTATGCAACTGACCCTTATCGTGTGCACCCTTATGTGCTCATGAGCTGGACGGGTCGTATGAGTGATGTATATACTCTGATTCATGAAATTGGTCACTCTGGTCAATTTATCTTCTCAGACAACAGCCAAAGCTACTTTAATACCCACATGTCAACTTATTATGTAGAAGCTCCTTCTACCTTTAATGAGCTGCTGCTTAGCAACTATTTAGAGCATCAATTTGACAATCCGCGCCAAAAACGTTTTGCTCTTGCGCATCGTCTAACTGACACCTACTTCCATAACTTCATCACTCACCTTCTGGAAGCAGCTTTCCAACGCCGTGTTTACAATCTGATTGAAGCCGGTGAAACTTTTGGTGCTGCTAAACTGAACAGTATCATGAAAGAAGTTCTGACCGAATTCTGGGATGATGCGGTGGAAATTGATGACGATGCGGCGCTCACTTGGATGCGGCAAAGTCACTATTACATGGGACTGTATAGTTATACCTATTCTGCAGGTCTCGTTATCTCAACTGCTGGTTATCTCCATTTAAAAAACGATGAAAATGGAGCCCGCGATTGGCTCAATTTCCTCAAATCTGGTGGAAGCAAAACGCCTCTTGAATCAGCTCGCATCATTGGTGCGGATATCTCTACTGATAAACCACTCCGTGATACCATTCAATTCTTGTCAGACACAGTTGATCAGATTATTGCATACAGCGAAGAATTGGAAGAATAA